In Pseudofrankia saprophytica, one genomic interval encodes:
- the groL gene encoding chaperonin GroEL (60 kDa chaperone family; promotes refolding of misfolded polypeptides especially under stressful conditions; forms two stacked rings of heptamers to form a barrel-shaped 14mer; ends can be capped by GroES; misfolded proteins enter the barrel where they are refolded when GroES binds) — MSKILSFREDARHALEHGVNTLADAVKVTLGPRGRNVVLDKSYGAPTITNDGVTIAREVELTDPYQNLGAQLVKEVATKTNDVAGDGTTTATVLAQAMVRQGIKAVTAGAAPVSLKVGIEAAVEAVTKALLDSAIEVNSKETIAQVAAISAQDTQVGELIAEAIDKIGKDGVITIEESQTMGLELELTEGMQFDKGYISPYFVTDPERMEAVLEDAYVLLHPGKIGSLNDLLPVLELVVQARKPLLIIAEDIEGEALSTLVVNSVRKTFQVVAVKAPGFGDRRKAMLQDVAVLTGGQVVAEEVGLKLEAVTLEDLGRIRRAVIDKDSTTLVDGAGDSESVVARVKQIRQEIEASDSDWDKEKLQERLAKLAGGVAIIRVGAATEVELKEKKHRLEDAVSATKAAIDEGVVAGGGSALVQAATVLDGGLGRTGDERTGVNLVRTALSSPLHWIARNAGLDGPVVVYKVAELPVNHGFNAATKTYGDLIADGVIDPVKVTRSAVANAASITALLLTTEALVVEKPAEPVAAAGGHGHGHGHGHSHGPGF; from the coding sequence ATGAGTAAGATCCTCAGTTTTCGCGAGGACGCGCGCCATGCGCTCGAGCACGGGGTGAACACCCTGGCCGACGCGGTGAAGGTGACGCTCGGCCCGCGCGGTCGCAACGTCGTCCTCGACAAGTCCTACGGCGCGCCCACGATCACCAACGACGGCGTGACGATCGCCCGCGAGGTGGAGCTCACCGACCCGTACCAGAACCTTGGCGCGCAGCTCGTCAAGGAGGTCGCGACCAAGACCAACGACGTCGCCGGCGACGGTACGACGACGGCGACGGTGCTGGCGCAGGCCATGGTCCGTCAGGGCATCAAGGCGGTCACCGCCGGCGCGGCGCCGGTGTCGCTGAAGGTCGGCATCGAGGCGGCCGTCGAGGCCGTCACGAAGGCGCTGCTCGACTCGGCGATCGAGGTCAACTCGAAGGAGACGATCGCGCAGGTCGCCGCCATCTCGGCGCAGGACACCCAGGTGGGTGAGCTGATCGCCGAGGCGATCGACAAGATCGGCAAAGATGGTGTCATCACCATCGAGGAGAGCCAGACCATGGGTCTGGAGCTCGAGCTCACCGAGGGGATGCAGTTCGACAAGGGCTACATCTCCCCGTACTTCGTCACCGACCCGGAGCGGATGGAGGCGGTCCTCGAGGACGCCTACGTCCTGCTGCACCCCGGCAAGATCGGCTCCCTGAACGACCTGCTCCCGGTGCTCGAGCTCGTGGTGCAGGCCCGCAAGCCGCTGCTGATCATCGCCGAGGACATCGAGGGCGAGGCGCTCTCGACTCTGGTCGTCAACTCGGTGCGCAAGACCTTCCAGGTCGTCGCCGTCAAGGCGCCCGGCTTCGGCGACCGTCGCAAGGCGATGCTGCAGGACGTGGCCGTGCTCACCGGCGGCCAGGTCGTCGCCGAGGAGGTCGGCCTGAAGCTGGAGGCCGTGACGCTGGAGGACCTGGGCCGCATCCGCCGGGCCGTCATCGACAAGGACAGCACCACCCTCGTCGACGGCGCGGGCGACAGCGAGTCGGTCGTCGCGCGGGTCAAGCAGATCCGCCAGGAGATCGAGGCCAGCGACTCCGACTGGGACAAGGAGAAGCTGCAGGAGCGGCTGGCGAAGCTCGCCGGCGGCGTCGCGATCATCCGGGTCGGCGCGGCCACCGAGGTCGAGCTCAAGGAGAAGAAGCACCGCCTGGAGGACGCGGTCTCGGCCACCAAGGCCGCGATCGACGAGGGCGTGGTCGCCGGTGGCGGCTCCGCCCTGGTGCAGGCCGCCACGGTGCTCGACGGTGGCCTGGGCAGGACCGGCGACGAGCGCACCGGAGTCAACCTGGTGCGCACAGCGCTGTCCTCGCCGCTCCACTGGATCGCGCGCAACGCCGGTCTGGATGGCCCGGTCGTCGTCTACAAGGTCGCCGAGCTGCCGGTCAACCACGGCTTCAACGCGGCGACGAAGACCTACGGCGACCTGATCGCGGACGGCGTCATCGACCCGGTCAAGGTCACCCGCTCGGCCGTGGCCAACGCGGCGTCGATCACGGCGCTGCTGCTGACCACGGAGGCGCTGGTCGTGGAGAAGCCGGCCGAGCCCGTCGCCGCCGCCGGCGGGCATGGTCACGGGCACGGGCACGGGCACAGCCACGGCCCCGGCTTCTAG
- the groES gene encoding co-chaperone GroES, whose product MVTTATKVAIKPLEDRIVVQPSDAETTTASGIVIPDTAKEKPQEGTVLAVGPGRFEDGKRVPLDVKVGDVVLYSKYGGTEVKYAGEEYLVLSARDVLAVIEK is encoded by the coding sequence ATCGTGACGACCGCCACCAAGGTTGCCATCAAGCCGCTCGAGGACCGCATCGTCGTCCAGCCGTCAGACGCTGAGACGACCACCGCCTCGGGCATCGTCATCCCGGACACGGCCAAGGAGAAGCCCCAGGAGGGCACGGTCCTCGCGGTCGGTCCCGGCCGGTTCGAGGACGGCAAGCGCGTCCCGCTCGACGTGAAGGTCGGCGACGTGGTGCTCTACAGCAAGTACGGCGGCACCGAGGTCAAGTACGCCGGTGAGGAGTACCTGGTCCTCTCCGCCCGCGACGTGCTCGCGGTCATCGAGAAGTAG
- a CDS encoding DUF5319 domain-containing protein: MGGVSDEPIDPFAGDPEDPASELSRLDPVEDVDLLEPLSLHEREEVLAELGDLDVFRTLLEPRGYRGLVVDCEGCEEPHFFDWDLLTGNLRQLLNEGRTRVHEPAFAPDPSCYVSWDYARGYADGVCEASEASEA, encoded by the coding sequence GTGGGCGGCGTGAGCGACGAGCCCATCGACCCGTTCGCGGGCGACCCGGAGGATCCCGCTTCCGAGCTCTCCCGGCTGGACCCGGTCGAGGACGTCGACCTGCTCGAGCCGCTGTCGCTGCACGAGCGGGAGGAAGTCCTCGCCGAGCTCGGCGACCTGGACGTGTTCAGGACGCTGCTGGAGCCGCGGGGATACCGCGGCCTGGTGGTGGACTGCGAGGGCTGCGAGGAGCCGCACTTCTTCGACTGGGACCTGCTGACCGGGAACCTGCGCCAGCTCCTCAACGAGGGGCGTACTCGGGTGCACGAGCCGGCGTTCGCCCCAGACCCGAGCTGCTACGTCTCCTGGGACTACGCCCGCGGCTACGCCGACGGCGTCTGCGAGGCGTCCGAAGCGTCGGAGGCGTGA
- a CDS encoding GuaB3 family IMP dehydrogenase-related protein, producing MAEVEIGIGKSARVGYDLAAVGIVPSRRTRDPADVSLAWQVDAYHFDLPIVAAAADAVSSPDTAITMGKLGGLGVLHVEGLWTRHEDPLPLIAELAELPAQAATRRLRELYQAPIRPELIAERLGRVRDAGLVTAAALRPQKVRALFGDVLAAQADLLVIHGPAVSAEHQSTRTEPLNLKRFIGDIDIPVLVGGCASFSTALHLMRTGAAGVIVGVGTGGGDANRAELGIGVGLATAIADAAGARMRYLDESGGRYVHVIAHGDLRTGGDVAKAVACGADAVMIDGALAAAEDAPGQGGLWSMDVLHSDLPRGRWQPVERAGTLEQILVGPDPAGPAGGASLASALRTAMATTGYATLKEFQKAEIMLASPPIG from the coding sequence TTGGCTGAGGTTGAGATCGGCATTGGCAAGAGCGCCCGGGTGGGGTACGACCTCGCGGCGGTCGGCATCGTCCCGTCGCGGCGTACCCGGGACCCAGCGGACGTCTCGCTGGCCTGGCAGGTGGACGCCTACCACTTCGATCTGCCCATCGTCGCGGCGGCCGCCGACGCGGTCAGCTCACCGGACACCGCGATCACGATGGGCAAGCTTGGCGGCCTCGGGGTCCTGCATGTCGAGGGGCTGTGGACCCGGCACGAGGACCCGCTGCCGCTGATCGCCGAGCTGGCGGAGCTCCCCGCCCAGGCGGCCACCCGCCGGCTGCGCGAGCTCTACCAGGCGCCGATCCGGCCCGAGCTGATCGCCGAGCGGCTCGGGCGGGTACGCGACGCCGGGCTGGTCACGGCGGCCGCGCTGCGGCCGCAGAAGGTCCGGGCGCTGTTCGGTGACGTCCTCGCCGCCCAGGCGGACCTGCTGGTCATCCATGGCCCGGCGGTCTCGGCCGAGCATCAGTCGACACGGACCGAGCCGCTGAACCTCAAGCGTTTCATCGGCGACATCGACATCCCCGTGCTGGTCGGCGGCTGCGCGTCGTTCTCCACCGCGCTGCACCTCATGCGCACCGGCGCGGCGGGCGTCATCGTCGGGGTCGGCACCGGTGGTGGCGACGCAAACCGCGCGGAGCTCGGGATCGGCGTGGGGCTCGCGACCGCGATCGCCGACGCCGCCGGCGCTCGGATGCGATACCTGGACGAGTCCGGCGGCCGGTACGTCCACGTCATCGCGCACGGGGACCTGCGCACCGGCGGGGACGTCGCGAAGGCCGTGGCCTGCGGCGCCGACGCCGTGATGATCGACGGCGCGCTCGCCGCCGCCGAGGACGCCCCGGGGCAGGGCGGCCTGTGGTCGATGGACGTGCTGCACTCCGACCTGCCTCGCGGGCGGTGGCAGCCGGTGGAGCGGGCCGGCACGCTCGAGCAGATCCTCGTCGGCCCGGACCCGGCCGGGCCCGCGGGCGGGGCCAGCCTGGCCAGTGCGTTGCGGACCGCCATGGCCACCACCGGCTATGCGACTCTCAAGGAGTTCCAGAAGGCCGAGATCATGCTCGCCTCCCCACCCATCGGCTGA
- the guaB gene encoding IMP dehydrogenase gives MDAPVATPTPIAASAAPATARDSLPPAGDADRALVRPPGGEAGIIPAPKLAMLGLTYDDVLLLPAASDVVPAEVDTSTRLSRNIRLAIPLVSSAMDTVTEHRMAIAMARQGGVGVLHRNLSIEDQAQQVDMVKRSESGMITAPITCGPDASIEEANALMARYRISGVPVTAEDETLLGIVTNRDIRFERDYSRPVRAVMTSMPLITAPVGVSADEALDLLRRHKIEKLPIVDDRGRLRGLITVKDFTKRERYPLATKDADGRLVVGAAIGVGEDAFKRAQVLVAAGVDFLVVDTAHGQHRAVPEMVQRIKAELPTGPDGRPLDVIAGNVATAAGAARLIAAGADAVKVGVGPGSICTTRVVAGVGVPQITAIYEAAQAARAAGVPVIGDGGLQHSGDIAKAITVGADTVMLGGLLAGVDESPGELIFINGKQYKAYRGMGSLGAMRSRGGARSYSKDRYFQDDVLSDDKLVPEGIEGQVPYRGSLAAVAHQLVGGLRAGMGYAGAQTVHDLQEYGQLIRITSAGLIESHPHDIQMTVEAPNYTGR, from the coding sequence ATGGACGCTCCCGTCGCCACCCCGACCCCGATCGCGGCCTCGGCCGCGCCGGCCACGGCCCGGGACTCGCTCCCGCCGGCCGGCGACGCTGACAGGGCACTCGTCAGGCCGCCGGGCGGCGAGGCCGGAATCATCCCCGCGCCGAAGCTCGCCATGCTCGGTCTCACCTACGACGACGTCCTGCTGCTGCCCGCGGCATCCGACGTCGTGCCGGCCGAGGTCGACACCTCGACCCGGCTGTCGCGCAACATCCGGCTGGCCATCCCGCTGGTCTCCTCGGCGATGGACACCGTGACCGAGCACCGGATGGCGATCGCGATGGCCCGCCAGGGCGGCGTCGGCGTTCTGCACCGCAACCTGTCGATCGAGGACCAGGCGCAGCAGGTCGACATGGTCAAGCGCTCGGAATCCGGCATGATCACCGCGCCGATCACCTGCGGTCCCGACGCCTCCATCGAGGAGGCGAACGCGCTGATGGCCCGCTACCGGATCTCCGGCGTGCCGGTGACCGCCGAGGACGAGACGCTGCTCGGCATCGTCACCAACCGCGACATCCGCTTCGAGCGTGACTACTCCCGCCCGGTCAGGGCGGTGATGACGTCGATGCCGCTGATCACCGCTCCGGTCGGCGTGAGCGCGGACGAGGCACTGGACCTGCTGCGCCGGCACAAGATCGAGAAGCTGCCGATCGTCGACGACCGTGGCCGGCTGCGCGGCCTGATCACCGTCAAGGACTTCACCAAGCGGGAGCGCTACCCGCTGGCGACCAAGGACGCGGACGGCCGGCTCGTCGTCGGCGCCGCGATCGGCGTCGGCGAGGACGCCTTCAAGCGGGCGCAGGTGCTGGTCGCCGCCGGCGTGGACTTCCTCGTCGTCGACACCGCGCACGGGCAGCACCGAGCAGTTCCCGAGATGGTCCAGCGGATCAAGGCCGAGCTGCCGACCGGTCCGGACGGCCGCCCGCTGGACGTGATCGCCGGGAACGTGGCCACGGCCGCCGGAGCGGCAAGGCTGATCGCCGCCGGCGCCGACGCAGTCAAGGTCGGGGTCGGGCCGGGCTCGATCTGCACCACCCGCGTCGTCGCGGGTGTCGGTGTGCCACAGATCACCGCCATCTACGAGGCCGCGCAGGCGGCCCGGGCGGCCGGCGTGCCGGTGATCGGCGACGGTGGTCTGCAGCACTCCGGCGACATCGCCAAGGCGATCACCGTCGGCGCGGACACCGTCATGCTCGGCGGTCTGCTTGCCGGCGTCGACGAGAGCCCGGGCGAGCTGATCTTCATCAACGGCAAGCAGTACAAGGCGTACCGCGGCATGGGCTCGCTCGGCGCGATGCGCAGCCGCGGCGGGGCGCGCTCCTACTCGAAGGACCGCTACTTCCAGGACGACGTTCTCTCGGACGACAAGCTGGTTCCCGAGGGCATCGAGGGTCAGGTGCCCTACCGGGGGTCACTCGCCGCCGTCGCCCACCAGCTGGTCGGCGGGCTGCGCGCCGGGATGGGCTACGCGGGCGCGCAGACGGTCCACGACCTGCAGGAGTATGGCCAGCTCATCCGGATCACGTCCGCCGGCCTGATCGAAAGCCATCCCCACGACATCCAGATGACCGTCGAGGCGCCCAACTACACCGGCAGGTAA
- a CDS encoding alpha/beta fold hydrolase, whose product MRPDTELPLEGREGTRPWLRQLGTAAGRYTRDVATAPLGVGRVLTRRIGATPAAVRGLVTEAACIATHAAFYPAGVRAGRVPVADRYSLARLGPLQRGLLVGHPAAAGMPILLVHGLVDNRSIFARLQRTLRRRGFSHVETINLPLYATGVPQAAATLEAAVADILSRTGYQQVHIVAHSLGGVVARYYVQRLRGDEQVHTLVTLGTPHSGTRLAHLVPRAVPYRLVASLRPGSPLLAELAQPAPGCRTRFLAIGGGLDSVVRPESAALSHPDLAARNVTIPGLGHHALPFNGDVAHGIAVALAGLDGPVAWPYEPPTHQAPPPARTCPPES is encoded by the coding sequence GTGCGACCGGACACCGAGCTTCCCCTAGAAGGCCGCGAGGGCACCCGACCGTGGCTGCGCCAGCTCGGCACGGCCGCCGGCCGGTACACCCGCGACGTGGCGACGGCCCCGCTTGGCGTCGGCCGGGTGCTGACGCGCCGCATCGGCGCGACCCCAGCCGCCGTACGCGGTCTCGTCACCGAGGCCGCGTGCATCGCGACGCACGCGGCCTTCTACCCGGCCGGCGTCCGCGCGGGCCGGGTCCCCGTGGCGGACCGGTACAGCCTGGCCAGGCTCGGCCCGCTGCAGCGTGGCCTGCTGGTCGGCCACCCGGCCGCCGCCGGCATGCCGATCCTGCTGGTGCACGGGCTGGTCGACAACAGGTCGATCTTCGCTCGGCTGCAGCGCACGCTGCGCCGACGCGGGTTCAGTCACGTCGAGACGATCAATCTGCCGCTGTACGCGACAGGTGTCCCGCAGGCGGCCGCCACGCTCGAGGCCGCCGTCGCCGACATCCTTTCCCGGACCGGCTACCAGCAGGTCCACATCGTGGCCCACTCGCTCGGCGGGGTGGTGGCCCGGTACTACGTGCAGCGGCTCCGCGGCGACGAGCAGGTCCACACGCTGGTCACGCTCGGCACGCCGCACAGCGGCACGAGGCTCGCCCACCTGGTGCCCCGGGCCGTCCCGTACCGGCTGGTCGCGTCGCTGCGGCCCGGTTCACCGCTGCTGGCGGAGCTCGCCCAGCCCGCGCCGGGCTGCCGCACCCGCTTCCTCGCGATCGGCGGCGGCCTGGATTCGGTGGTACGCCCGGAGTCGGCGGCGCTGAGCCATCCCGATCTCGCCGCGCGCAACGTGACGATCCCCGGCCTCGGCCACCACGCGCTCCCGTTCAACGGGGACGTCGCCCACGGGATCGCCGTCGCCCTCGCCGGCCTCGACGGCCCGGTCGCCTGGCCCTACGAGCCGCCGACCCACCAGGCCCCGCCGCCCGCGCGGACCTGCCCGCCGGAGTCCTAG